In Helianthus annuus cultivar XRQ/B chromosome 3, HanXRQr2.0-SUNRISE, whole genome shotgun sequence, a single window of DNA contains:
- the LOC110931556 gene encoding transcription factor bHLH95 has protein sequence MANNSHGEDKSGGGKKLLNSSKSVDHSQMKQADSGSGSQKVAAVAANGGKKLKRNTGGFRIKRENNQESDGEDKKGTGDLQSSDHAKHLWTEKKRRKKMKNMFQELHDLLPKQTPKAKLLTIVDDAVSYITYLQQILQKLETQKLERFSSPSTNTSVTSLIHPHKLIAESFLANGSSSTGPSHNASCPNFGQFSFPLCSKPGFQTWASSNVVLNVCGPDAHINICCSKKPGLLTAICTVLEKCKVDIISADISSDESKSMFMIHARVNAPDDLVAAFSYEEIYKLAALEIMFLANSMVQNQLIVNTIVWDEFEKFSDEDGNAKVNALDNLVAAFSYEEIYKLAALERMFLANSMCS, from the exons ATGGCTAACAACTCCCATGGTGAAGACAAATCTGGAGGTGGTAAGAAGTTGCTCAACTCAAGCAAAAGTGTTGATCATAGCCAGATGAAGCAAGCGGATTCAGGGAGTGGCAGCCAAAAGGTGGCCGCGGTAGCTGCTAATGGTGGCAAGAAGCTGAAGAGAAACACGGGTGGTTTTCGGATAAAGAGAGAGAACAACCAGGAGAGTGACGGTGAAGACAAGAAAGGAACCGGAGATTTGCAATCAAGTGATCATGCTAAACATTTATGGACTGAGAAAAAGAGGAGAAAAAAGATGAAGAATATGTTTCAAGAACTTCATGATTTACTCCCTAAACAAACTCCTAAG GCAAAATTGCTTACAATAGTGGATGATGCAGTAAGCTATATCACATACTTGCAACAGATCCTCCAAAAGCTCGAGACTCAGAAGCTAGAGAGGTTCAGTTCTCCATCAACAAACACCAGTGTCACTTCATTGATTCATCCACACAAGCTTATTGCTGAATCGTTTTTAGCCAATGGGAGTTCATCAACCGGTCCCTCACACAACGCATCGTGTCCCAATTTTGGCCAGTTTTCCTTCCCTCTGTGTTCAAAACCAGGTTTTCAAACATGGGCTTCGTCTAATGTCGTCTTGAATGTGTGCGGTCCGGATGCACATATAAACATTTGTTGCTCTAAGAAGCCTGGGTTGCTTACTGCTATTTGCACCGTGTTGGAAAAGTGCAAAGTAGACATCATTTCCGCTGATATTTCTTCTGATGAGTCTAAAAGCATGTTCATGATTCATGCTCGT GTGAATGCTCCTGATGATTTGGTGGCAGCTTTTTCTTATGAAGAGATATACAAGCTAGCTGCACTAGAGATAATGTTTTTGGCTAACTCA ATGGTTCAAAACCAACTGATTGTGAATACTATTGTGTGGGACGAGTTTGAGAAGTTTTCTGACGAGGACGGGAATGCTAAG GTGAATGCTCTTGATAATTTGGTGGCGGCTTTTTCTTATGAAGAGATATACAAGCTAGCTGCACTAGAGAGAATGTTTTTGGCTAACTCAATGTGCTCATAG